GATGTGATCTTGATCAAACCGATTGGCGAACGATAATATGTGATTTGTTTTTCCAACCCGTCGTCCTTATGTGGCACGCGCATTTTTCCTCCGTACGTAGAGCAATTTTTCGACGCGCGCGATCACCTCGCCTGTGTCGCTCACGACATCCACCGCAAACGTCGGCTCGATTTTTTGTCCTGCGTCTGCCTGCGCGCGAATCGCGTCAATCGTTTCACCCGGAATGTGAAACGTCGCCGACACTATGCCCCGTCCTGGCTTGAGAAATTGAATGCTCGCCGATTTGTCCCACACCACATAGTCCGCGCCAAGCGCATTCATCAGAATGAGCATAAACCAGGGATCGCACATCGCGTAGAGCGAGCCGCCGAAATGCGTACCGACCGCGTTGAGATTCAAGCGCGTCAATTTCATCTCGACGACAATCGTCCGGAAATCGGCGGCGGCGCGTTTGACACGAATGCCCGCGCCGAGAAAAGGTGGATAGAAATTGATCCAGCGCATCAGAAAAGCAGGGTCGAGTCGTTTCACGATGTCTCCAATTCTATTATCGTTTTTCCGTGGAGAATCTTACCAGCGCGCGTGAATTCGTTTAGTTGTGTGGGCTGATTCGTGGCTCAACTCGACGCGCTCGAATAGTGGCGGAGCGCGAAATTCCAAAACCGATTCGAGGCGATGAGCAGACCCAGCGCGAACGCGAAACCGGTGGCGGTCATCGTCGTATCGAGACGACCCAGTAACGCGCTCGCCGGAAACGTCGTCACGAACGCGATCGGCACGATGAACGTCAACAGCACGCGCACAAGTCCGCGATAGATCGTGACCGGGTAGCGTCCCGCTTCGTAAAACGCGAAGAACAGTTCGGTGATGTTGTCAATCTTGACGAACCAGAACGCGAGCGACACCATCATCAACCAGATCGAATAGACGATGATAATCGCGCTCGCGGTCATCACGACAAAGAACGCGATGCTCGCGAGCGACGGGGTGACATGCAGTTGACCCAGCGCGTAAACAATCAAGCCCAGACCAATCGCCACATCCACGAGTCGCCACAAGACAACGTTCCGCAAACTCGCGATGAATTGCGCGTTCACGGGCTTGGTCAGCACGAAATCAAAGGTGCCATCGCGAATCTGCTCGATCACTGCGCCGACGTTCGGGCGCAGGAACGATTCCATCACGCCGTTGAAAAACGTGAACAAGCCGACGACGATCAGCACTTCGGGAAAGGTCCACTCACCCATCTTGTCGCGATGCAAAAAGAAAATCGAAACGCCAACTACGCCCCACACCAGCCAGAACACACTCATCAACACATTGGAAAAAAAGTTGACGCGGTACTCTAGCTCTTTGAGGAGCGAATAGCGATAAAACACACCGAGCAGTCTTAGGTAACGCAAATCTATTCCTTCCGCTCGTTACGCGCCAAACGCGCTGAATTGGCGAATGCCCTTGCGCCAGAGCCAGCGATACACAATTACAATGACGATCAGCCAAAACGTCATCGTCGCGAAACCGGTCACAAGTTCGGCTGGCGTCAATCGCCCGGAGACAATCTCGACCGGGAAAGCAAGCATGAATCGAAACGGTAAATAGTTTGCCACGTCGCGTACGTTCGCCGGAAACAGGTCGAGCGGCGCTACGATGCCACCCAGCATCATCGTCATGGCGAACCAAACATCGTTCAACGTAATGGACTCGGAAATCCAAAACGCCAGCAGACCGAAACAGTACTGCGAGAGAAAACGAATCAACCACGCGATCACCGTGGCAATCAGCATGAGCAGGAAATTGAGTGGCGTCAGATCGTAGTGTATCGTTGGAAAAATCCACCACGCGAGCAAGCCAAGCGGAATCAAGACTACCACGCGCAATACCTTGTCCGTGAGATGACCCGCGATGTACTCGTGGATCGGATCAATCGGATGCAACAGTTTGATCGCAAGAGCGCCGTGACGAATTTCGTAATCGAGTTCCCAAATCACCCAGACACTCGTCATCTGCCGAACCACGGTGAGCAGAAGATAGTACGCGACGAAATCATCCTGGGTGTACCCGGCAATCGGTCCGTCTTCGGCGAGCGAAAACCACACTGCCAGCATGACGAGCGGCATCACATTCGTCAGCATCCAGATAAAAATCGCGGCGCGATATTCGAACATCGCACCCATACTGCGGCGGAGCAAAGCCGCGTATTTTCTTAACATGATGTCCCTTTGTCAATTCGTAATTGGTAATTCGTAATTCGAATTCTAACCCAGAGTAGAAATTGCAATTTGGAATTACGAATTACGAATTTGCATCACTCGTCTTCCGCATCCTCGTCCGTCTCGCCGCGTTCGGCGCGCGCGCGCGCGGCTTGTTCGAACACGCGTGTGATGACGTCTTCGATGGGCGGCTCTTCAATCGTCACGTCCGCGATCGGCAACTCGGCAAGCATCCGCGCGGCGATGTTCGGCGTCGCGTCGCGCGGGATGAGCAGTTCGGCGTGTTGCCCGCGCACCTTGACGACCTCGCCATAATTTTCGAGTCGCTGTCCGTTCAACACTTGCGAAAACTCAACGCGCACCAATTTATGTGGCGCGATTTTTTCCGCGAGCGCGTGCAGGTCGCCGTCGTACAACACCTTGCCATGATCAATCACGATGACGCGTTTGCACAGCGCGGTCACGTCCGCCATGTAGTGACTCGTGAGAATGATCGTCGCGCCGGACCGCGCGTTATAGTCGCCGATGAATTGGCGAATCTTGGTTTGCATCGTCACGTCCAACCCGATCGTCGGCTCATCGAGAAACAACACGCGCGGACGATGCAAGAGCGCGGCAGCAAGTTCGCACTTCATCCGTTCGCCAAGCGACAGCTTGCGGACTTGCTTTTTCAACAGCGGCGCGAGTTCCAAGAGTTCCGTCAGTTCCGCCAGAGTTTGCTTGAACTGATCGTCGGGGATTTCATAGATCGCGCCATTCACCAGGAACGTGTCCATCGCCGGTAAATCCCAATTCAGTTGTTGCTTCTGCCCCATCACGAGCGTGATGCTGCGGAGAAAATCCGCGCGGCGTTCGTGCGGCGTGAAATCGAGCACGCGCGCGTCGCCGCGCGTCGGATACAACAAGCCGGAGAGCACCTTGAGCGTCGTCGTCTTGCCCGCGCCGTTCGGTCCGAGAAAACCGACGACCTCGCCCGCGTCAATCGTGAACGATACATCGTCTACCGCCTTGACATCGGTGTACTTGCGCGCGACAAACGATTTGAGCGAACCGCGCAACCCAGGTTCTTTTTGGTGAACCTGGTAATATTTGCAAAGATTCTGGGACTGGATGATATGTGATGCCATTGATTGAAACCCTCTAAAGTTGATTGCAACAAGCACGCCTAAATCGAAATGGGGATGAGCCGTATTTTCATTCCTTCGCGACGACGCGGTCGAGAACAGATAACATTATAGCATACCGAACCGGCGGCAACAAGCGATGCGGAGATGAGGGGTGTCCGTCAAAATATTGGAACACTCAACCTTCGCAAGTTTTTTTCACCACCCAAAAACTTGACGCACACCCGTAGATAAGGGAGGGGGTAGTTCAGTTGAGGGGCAAACCCGACCTTAATGGCAGAAG
This is a stretch of genomic DNA from Chloroflexota bacterium. It encodes these proteins:
- a CDS encoding ATP-binding cassette domain-containing protein gives rise to the protein MASHIIQSQNLCKYYQVHQKEPGLRGSLKSFVARKYTDVKAVDDVSFTIDAGEVVGFLGPNGAGKTTTLKVLSGLLYPTRGDARVLDFTPHERRADFLRSITLVMGQKQQLNWDLPAMDTFLVNGAIYEIPDDQFKQTLAELTELLELAPLLKKQVRKLSLGERMKCELAAALLHRPRVLFLDEPTIGLDVTMQTKIRQFIGDYNARSGATIILTSHYMADVTALCKRVIVIDHGKVLYDGDLHALAEKIAPHKLVRVEFSQVLNGQRLENYGEVVKVRGQHAELLIPRDATPNIAARMLAELPIADVTIEEPPIEDVITRVFEQAARARAERGETDEDAEDE
- a CDS encoding ABC-2 family transporter protein — encoded protein: MRYLRLLGVFYRYSLLKELEYRVNFFSNVLMSVFWLVWGVVGVSIFFLHRDKMGEWTFPEVLIVVGLFTFFNGVMESFLRPNVGAVIEQIRDGTFDFVLTKPVNAQFIASLRNVVLWRLVDVAIGLGLIVYALGQLHVTPSLASIAFFVVMTASAIIIVYSIWLMMVSLAFWFVKIDNITELFFAFYEAGRYPVTIYRGLVRVLLTFIVPIAFVTTFPASALLGRLDTTMTATGFAFALGLLIASNRFWNFALRHYSSASS
- a CDS encoding YiiD C-terminal domain-containing protein is translated as MRWINFYPPFLGAGIRVKRAAADFRTIVVEMKLTRLNLNAVGTHFGGSLYAMCDPWFMLILMNALGADYVVWDKSASIQFLKPGRGIVSATFHIPGETIDAIRAQADAGQKIEPTFAVDVVSDTGEVIARVEKLLYVRRKNARAT
- a CDS encoding ABC-2 family transporter protein — translated: MLRKYAALLRRSMGAMFEYRAAIFIWMLTNVMPLVMLAVWFSLAEDGPIAGYTQDDFVAYYLLLTVVRQMTSVWVIWELDYEIRHGALAIKLLHPIDPIHEYIAGHLTDKVLRVVVLIPLGLLAWWIFPTIHYDLTPLNFLLMLIATVIAWLIRFLSQYCFGLLAFWISESITLNDVWFAMTMMLGGIVAPLDLFPANVRDVANYLPFRFMLAFPVEIVSGRLTPAELVTGFATMTFWLIVIVIVYRWLWRKGIRQFSAFGA